The Medicago truncatula cultivar Jemalong A17 chromosome 4, MtrunA17r5.0-ANR, whole genome shotgun sequence genome includes a region encoding these proteins:
- the LOC11415472 gene encoding NAC domain-containing protein 71, translating into MEGASLPPGFRFHPTDEELVGYYLKRKVEGLEIELDVIPTIDFYKFDPWELPEKSFLPKRDLEWFFYCTRDLKYPNGSRTNRATKAGYWKATGKERKIVCRCSSSTITGNCKTLVFYLGRAPLGDRTNWIMHEYRLTDDLSQDSPYFKGGLALCRVIKKNEKSKRVATSSINGSETSMRFSSDVSSQASHLNNGSQNVATIAEFNHVSIETNPSTFWISPDMILDSSKEYTKVQDALFEYFPPSCESPRQSLEHITTSPTLSYSNLNGENEFSDNVSQNGCMSPYSSALGNFMNYNGNWDVPYEVYNQINSVSYPEPF; encoded by the exons ATGGAAGGAGCATCGTTGCCACCAGGTTTTCGTTTCCATCCAACCGATGAAGAACTAGTTGGATACTATCTTAAAAGAAAAGTGGAAGGACTTGAAATTGAGCTTGATGTTATTCCAACGATTGATTTTTACAAATTTGATCCATGGGAGTTGCCTG AGAAATCATTTCTACCGAAACGAGATTTAGAATGGTTTTTTTATTGTACACGAGATCTAAAGTACCCAAATGGATCAAGAACAAATAGAGCTACCAAAGCTGGCTACTGGAAAGCCACtggaaaagagagaaagattGTGTGCCGGTGTAGTTCATCCACTATCACAGGCAACTGCAAAACACTCGTTTTCTATCTTGGAAGGGCTCCTTTAGGCGATAGAACTAACTGGATCATGCATGAGTATCGCCTCACCGATGATCTTAGCCAAGACTCACCATATTTTAAG GGTGGCTTAGCTTTGTGTCGagttataaaaaagaatgagaAGAGCAAGAGGGTTGCAACAAGTTCCATCAATGGAAGTGAGACCTCAATGAGATTCTCAAGTGAtgtttcttctcaagcaagtcacCTGAATAATGGATCACAAAATGTGGCTACAATTGCTGAGTTTAACCATGTTTCCATAGAAACAAATCCTTCAACCTTCTGGATCTCCCCTGATATGATTCTTGATTCTTcaaag GAGTATACTAAAGTACAAGATGCACTGTTTGAATATTTTCCTCCTAGTTGTGAATCACCAAGGCAATCATTGGAACATATAACAACTTCACCTACTTTATCCTACTCAAATCTTAATGGTGAAAATGAATTTTCGGATAATGTAAGTCAAAATGGATGCATGTCACCTTACTCAAGTGCTCTAGGGAATTTCATGAACTATAATGGAAATTGGGATGTTCCTTATGAGGTTTATAATCAAATTAACTCAGTCTCATATCCCGAGCCTTTCTAA